In a single window of the Cucumis melo cultivar AY chromosome 11, USDA_Cmelo_AY_1.0, whole genome shotgun sequence genome:
- the LOC107991609 gene encoding uncharacterized protein LOC107991609 isoform X2 — protein sequence MALSILKGLLQDYVQSLIEERIVSERFSQILTKFEEPDCIQLINIYLKDVESILSELSSTIDSSDLNFSKLSMLADKIDKKSTRIGAQHMKLASIRLIEACDKEDQKIVSQAVNWMKHEFTITQNKFQPVLQMEQRILRVMSKPKYT from the exons ATGGCTTTGTCCATTCTTAAGGGATTGCTCCAAGATTATGTTCAATCTTTGATTGAAGAG AGGATTGTTAGTGAGAGGTTTTCCCAGATTCTAACAAAATTTGAAGAGCCTGATTGTATTCAGTTGATCAATATTTATCTCAAGGATGTTGAATCAATATTATCAGAACTTAGTAGCACTAT TGATTCTTCGGACCTCAATTTCTCTAAGTTGAGTATGTTGGCTGATAAAATAGATAAGAAAAGTACCCG CATTGGTGCACAGCACATGAAGCTAGCGTCTATCCGTCTCATTGAGGCTTGTGATAAGGAGGACCAGAAAAT TGTCTCCCAAGCTGTTAATTGGATGAAGCATGAATTCACCATTACTCAAAACAAATTTCAACCCGTTCTTCAG ATGGAACAGAGGATTTTGAGAGTAATGAGCAAGCCAAAGTATACATAG
- the LOC107991609 gene encoding uncharacterized protein LOC107991609 isoform X1: MHLELIRRVISGFGFARCWSRLVSFSFSLLQNARIVSERFSQILTKFEEPDCIQLINIYLKDVESILSELSSTIDSSDLNFSKLSMLADKIDKKSTRIGAQHMKLASIRLIEACDKEDQKIVSQAVNWMKHEFTITQNKFQPVLQMEQRILRVMSKPKYT; this comes from the exons ATGCATTTGGAATTGATCCGGCGAGTGATTTCTGGCTTCGGCTTTGCAAGATGTTGGAGTCGACTTGTCTCTTTCTCGTTTTCTTTGCTACAAAATGCG AGGATTGTTAGTGAGAGGTTTTCCCAGATTCTAACAAAATTTGAAGAGCCTGATTGTATTCAGTTGATCAATATTTATCTCAAGGATGTTGAATCAATATTATCAGAACTTAGTAGCACTAT TGATTCTTCGGACCTCAATTTCTCTAAGTTGAGTATGTTGGCTGATAAAATAGATAAGAAAAGTACCCG CATTGGTGCACAGCACATGAAGCTAGCGTCTATCCGTCTCATTGAGGCTTGTGATAAGGAGGACCAGAAAAT TGTCTCCCAAGCTGTTAATTGGATGAAGCATGAATTCACCATTACTCAAAACAAATTTCAACCCGTTCTTCAG ATGGAACAGAGGATTTTGAGAGTAATGAGCAAGCCAAAGTATACATAG